One Sagittula stellata E-37 genomic window carries:
- a CDS encoding invasion associated locus B family protein, translating to MKNPALLLSLIAALAAAPAYAQTTDTAGPADAPAAETDQEQPSSPSVGGDLDLGTGDEPAQQQQPQPYIKETFSDWALQCIKVPQREDEICQMYQLLNDGQGASVAEVSIFRLQNGGQAVAGGTFIVPLETLLTQKLTVTVDGGSARKYDFSFCAQIGCYARVGFTAEDIARFKAGAKAQVTIVPALAPDQKVTVDMSLAGFTAAFDAAQEYAQ from the coding sequence ATGAAAAACCCGGCTCTTCTCCTGTCCCTGATCGCGGCGCTTGCGGCCGCGCCTGCCTACGCGCAGACCACCGACACCGCCGGTCCCGCAGACGCGCCTGCCGCGGAAACGGATCAGGAACAGCCCTCCTCCCCGTCGGTCGGCGGAGATCTTGACCTCGGCACCGGCGATGAGCCCGCCCAGCAGCAACAGCCGCAGCCCTACATCAAGGAAACCTTTTCCGATTGGGCGCTGCAGTGCATCAAGGTCCCCCAGCGCGAGGACGAGATCTGCCAGATGTACCAGCTTCTGAACGACGGCCAGGGCGCCAGCGTGGCAGAAGTCAGCATTTTCCGGCTTCAGAACGGCGGCCAGGCGGTGGCCGGCGGCACGTTCATCGTGCCGCTTGAAACCCTGCTGACACAGAAGCTGACCGTGACCGTCGACGGCGGCTCCGCCCGGAAGTACGACTTCTCCTTCTGTGCGCAGATCGGTTGCTACGCGCGTGTCGGCTTCACCGCCGAAGACATCGCCCGTTTCAAGGCCGGTGCCAAGGCGCAGGTGACCATCGTTCCGGCGCTGGCGCCCGATCAGAAGGTCACTGTCGACATGTCGCTGGCCGGATTCACCGCCGCCTTCGACGCGGCGCAGGAATACGCCCAGTAA
- a CDS encoding DUF808 domain-containing protein, whose protein sequence is MSGLLALLDDVAAIAKVAAASIDDIGAAAMRAGSKTAGVVIDDAAVTPKYVHGFEPARELPIIWRIARGSVINKLVFLMPAALLMAAFAPWLVWPLLILGGCYLSFEGAEKIVHVLMPHDAHAGGPDGSHAVNDPTHLEETKVKGAIKTDFILSAEIMVILLSNLDLPNFWMQAGALALAAVIITAAVYGAVAVIVKMDDVGLWLSQNANLGVTRALGRGIVRFMPWLLKALTIVGTAAMLWVGGSIIVHSLAEMGWHLPEETIHHWAEAVGKGNGALEWSVTAAVDLVLGFVVGLVLIPIGTKIVAPIYASLFGGKAEAH, encoded by the coding sequence ATGAGCGGACTTCTTGCACTTCTCGATGACGTAGCGGCCATCGCCAAGGTGGCGGCGGCCTCGATCGACGATATCGGGGCGGCCGCGATGCGCGCCGGTTCAAAGACGGCCGGCGTGGTGATCGACGACGCCGCAGTGACGCCGAAGTACGTGCACGGGTTCGAACCGGCCCGCGAATTGCCGATCATCTGGCGGATCGCGCGCGGTTCGGTGATCAACAAGCTGGTGTTCCTGATGCCGGCGGCCCTGTTGATGGCGGCTTTTGCACCGTGGCTGGTCTGGCCGCTGCTGATCCTCGGGGGGTGTTATCTCAGTTTCGAAGGGGCCGAGAAGATCGTCCATGTGCTGATGCCCCACGACGCACATGCGGGCGGGCCGGACGGCAGCCATGCAGTGAATGACCCCACGCACCTTGAAGAGACCAAGGTCAAGGGCGCGATCAAGACCGACTTCATCCTGTCGGCGGAGATCATGGTGATCCTTCTCTCCAACCTCGACCTGCCGAACTTCTGGATGCAGGCGGGGGCGCTGGCGCTGGCGGCCGTGATCATCACGGCGGCGGTCTATGGCGCGGTGGCGGTGATCGTGAAGATGGACGACGTGGGTCTCTGGCTGTCGCAGAACGCCAATCTCGGCGTGACGCGGGCACTGGGACGCGGCATCGTGCGGTTCATGCCGTGGCTGCTGAAGGCGCTGACCATCGTGGGCACCGCGGCAATGCTGTGGGTCGGCGGGTCCATCATCGTGCATTCGCTGGCAGAGATGGGCTGGCACCTGCCGGAAGAGACGATCCACCATTGGGCAGAGGCCGTGGGCAAGGGCAACGGCGCGCTTGAGTGGAGCGTCACGGCGGCGGTCGACCTTGTGCTGGGCTTCGTTGTCGGCCTGGTGCTGATCCCCATCGGCACGAAGATCGTCGCGCCGATCTACGCCAGCCTCTTTGGCGGGAAGGCGGAGGCGCACTGA
- a CDS encoding DoxX family protein, with protein sequence MERADALATLVGRLLIAALFVGGAVQKALDPAQVADMLRGWGLPGGLVWAALVYNAVAALALIIGVGARLAALSLAGYCGLTSFFHLIPEDPWQMTIFVKNWAIAGGCLILAAHGPGRWSLRNPSGGLASQRRRYGTDE encoded by the coding sequence ATGGAACGTGCCGATGCCCTGGCGACCCTTGTCGGGCGGCTCTTGATCGCCGCGCTATTCGTTGGCGGCGCGGTTCAGAAAGCCCTGGACCCGGCCCAGGTGGCGGACATGCTGCGCGGCTGGGGGCTGCCGGGAGGGCTGGTCTGGGCCGCACTGGTTTACAACGCGGTGGCAGCGCTTGCGCTGATCATAGGCGTCGGCGCCCGGCTGGCGGCCCTGTCGTTGGCGGGCTACTGCGGGCTGACCTCCTTTTTCCACCTGATCCCGGAGGACCCCTGGCAGATGACTATCTTCGTCAAGAACTGGGCGATTGCCGGGGGCTGCCTGATCCTCGCCGCACATGGCCCGGGCCGCTGGTCCTTGAGGAATCCGTCTGGTGGCTTAGCTTCTCAACGGCGCAGATATGGGACGGATGAATGA
- the gap gene encoding type I glyceraldehyde-3-phosphate dehydrogenase: MTVTVGINGFGRIGRCTLAHIAESARNDVQVVKINAPGPIETHAHLLKYDSVHGRFAGEVKVKENAIDLGRGPIDVMSSYDLEELDWGGCDVVLECTGQFNDGDKANAHLARGARSVLISAPAKNVQRTVVYGVNHRDLVKGDVMVSNGSCTTNCLAPLVKVLDEGIGIESGIMTTIHSYTGDQPTLDRRHKDLYRARAAAMAMIPTSTGAAKALGEVLPNMKGKLDGSSVRVPTPNVSAVDLTFYASRDVTLADVNEVVAEAAAGRMGAVLSYDPEPKVSIDFNHTTHSSIFAPDQTKVVGKRMVRVMAWYDNEWGFSARMADVAGAMGRLLH; encoded by the coding sequence ATGACCGTCACCGTCGGCATCAACGGCTTCGGCCGCATCGGTCGCTGCACGCTTGCGCACATCGCCGAATCCGCCCGCAACGATGTCCAGGTGGTCAAGATCAACGCCCCCGGCCCGATCGAAACCCACGCGCACCTGCTGAAGTACGACAGCGTGCACGGACGTTTCGCCGGAGAGGTGAAGGTCAAGGAAAACGCCATCGACCTCGGGCGCGGTCCGATCGACGTGATGTCCTCCTACGATCTGGAAGAACTCGACTGGGGCGGCTGCGACGTGGTGCTGGAATGCACCGGCCAGTTCAACGACGGCGACAAGGCCAACGCGCACCTGGCGCGCGGGGCCCGGTCGGTGCTGATCTCGGCGCCCGCCAAGAACGTGCAGCGCACCGTGGTCTACGGGGTCAACCACCGCGACCTGGTGAAGGGCGACGTGATGGTCTCCAACGGCTCCTGCACAACCAACTGCCTCGCGCCGCTGGTCAAGGTGCTGGACGAGGGCATCGGCATCGAAAGCGGGATCATGACGACGATCCACAGCTACACCGGCGACCAGCCGACGCTCGATCGTCGCCACAAGGACCTTTATCGTGCACGGGCCGCCGCCATGGCGATGATCCCGACCTCGACCGGTGCCGCCAAGGCCCTGGGCGAGGTGCTGCCCAACATGAAGGGCAAGCTCGACGGGTCCTCGGTGCGCGTTCCCACGCCAAACGTCTCGGCTGTGGACCTGACCTTCTATGCCTCGCGCGACGTGACGCTGGCAGATGTGAACGAGGTCGTGGCAGAAGCCGCCGCCGGCCGTATGGGCGCGGTTCTGTCCTACGATCCCGAGCCGAAGGTCTCCATCGACTTCAACCACACCACCCATTCCTCGATCTTCGCGCCCGACCAGACCAAGGTCGTGGGCAAGCGGATGGTCCGCGTCATGGCGTGGTACGACAACGAGTGGGGCTTCTCTGCACGGATGGCCGACGTGGCCGGAGCCATGGGTCGTCTGCTGCACTGA